Proteins from a single region of Fodinibius sp. Rm-B-1B1-1:
- a CDS encoding mechanosensitive ion channel family protein, with product MGKFFSILGLITVFVLGGVHTSLSVVQDTVAQQPDTTIIIGPVQIDTTQAKVEGDTAAIQEEDPLAKFENLISTGVIIAIIIALIVTYFINRFIVLILDNLSEQFTSYRLGIKRLVPVIRLIIWSVAIYIIIAGIIEPPLSTIITVLASIGIAVGFAAQDILKNIFGGFIIIMDRPFQVGDKIEVAEHYGEVLSIGLRSSRIVTPDDSIVTIPNSELMNRAVSNANSSALDCLVVAEIFLPMDIDVDKVKRIAYRAAVSSRYVYLKKPITIIALNEVHEENFVLKLRVKAYVLDIRYEFPFKSDMTELILEELKRRKMLPKQKLN from the coding sequence ATGGGGAAGTTTTTTAGCATATTGGGATTGATTACGGTTTTTGTCTTAGGTGGGGTTCATACCAGCTTATCGGTTGTGCAGGATACTGTAGCGCAGCAACCCGATACTACTATTATTATTGGGCCGGTACAGATCGATACCACACAAGCCAAGGTAGAAGGTGATACTGCTGCTATCCAAGAGGAAGATCCGCTGGCAAAGTTCGAAAACCTCATTTCTACGGGGGTGATCATTGCTATTATTATAGCATTGATTGTTACCTATTTTATCAATCGATTTATTGTACTCATCCTCGATAACTTGTCGGAGCAATTTACCAGTTACCGTTTAGGTATTAAGCGATTGGTACCTGTTATTCGGTTGATAATTTGGTCTGTTGCTATCTACATCATCATTGCGGGTATCATTGAACCACCATTAAGCACCATCATTACGGTACTGGCATCCATCGGTATTGCCGTTGGTTTTGCGGCTCAGGATATCCTTAAAAATATATTCGGTGGATTTATAATCATTATGGATCGTCCTTTTCAGGTAGGCGATAAAATCGAAGTTGCCGAACATTATGGCGAAGTTTTATCCATTGGGTTGCGATCAAGCCGTATTGTAACGCCTGATGATTCTATTGTCACGATTCCCAACAGTGAGCTAATGAATAGAGCGGTATCCAATGCCAATTCCAGTGCATTAGATTGTCTGGTAGTCGCCGAAATTTTTCTACCTATGGATATTGATGTTGATAAGGTTAAGCGTATTGCATATCGAGCAGCCGTTTCGTCGCGATATGTTTATTTAAAAAAGCCTATCACAATCATTGCTCTTAATGAAGTTCATGAAGAAAATTTTGTACTTAAGCTTCGGGTTAAAGCATATGTGTTAGATATACGCTATGAGTTTCCTTTTAAAAGTGATATGACGGAGCTTATTTTAGAAGAGCTGAAAAGACGGAAGATGCTACCCAAACAGAAGTTGAATTGA
- a CDS encoding dipeptidyl-peptidase 3 family protein, with translation MKYTIALLTTVVVGFIFSGCQFDDGKNIMSIDDRLNQYTEFTLEADVSSLSDNQKEIIKLLIDAGDEMDQVFWEQSYGNKETLLANTTEKEQRFARINYGPWDRLNGNEPFLEDVGEKPAGANFYPRDMTKEEFENWDADDKDDLYTLVRRNSTGGLVTVPYHEAFAEQHQRAANKLEEAAELADDEGFKKYLNLRAEALRTDEYQESDRAWLDMKNNTIEVVIGPIETYEDQLFGYKAAHETFVLIKDKEWSSRLSKYAEVLPELQEGLPVAEEYKQEKPGRDSDLNAYDAVYYAGDANAGSKTIAINLPNDEEVQLEKGTRRLQLKNAMRAKYDKILLPISDVLIAEDQRQYLTFDAFFGNTMFHEVAHGLGIKNTIDGESTVREALKEHASALEEGKADVLGLYMVSELRNDNMIDEGVIDNNYVTFMASIFRSIRFGSSSAHGKANLIRFNYFKEQGAFTYDDDTQTYRVNFDKMAEATNSLSEKILTLQGNGDYEGVVKFIEEYGQIGDQLQESLDRLSEQSIPVDVTFEQGVDVLGLE, from the coding sequence ATGAAATATACAATAGCGCTATTAACAACTGTAGTAGTTGGATTTATTTTTTCAGGATGTCAGTTTGATGATGGGAAGAATATAATGTCGATTGATGACCGGTTAAATCAGTATACGGAGTTTACATTAGAAGCGGATGTTTCCTCTCTGAGTGATAATCAGAAAGAAATTATCAAGCTTCTTATTGATGCGGGCGATGAGATGGATCAGGTATTTTGGGAGCAATCTTATGGCAATAAGGAAACATTGTTGGCTAATACGACTGAAAAGGAACAGCGCTTTGCCCGAATAAATTATGGTCCCTGGGATCGGTTGAATGGCAACGAGCCCTTTCTTGAAGACGTTGGGGAAAAACCTGCGGGAGCCAATTTTTATCCTCGAGATATGACCAAGGAAGAATTTGAAAATTGGGATGCAGATGATAAAGATGATCTATATACATTGGTCCGTCGTAATTCTACTGGTGGGCTGGTTACGGTTCCCTATCACGAGGCTTTTGCCGAGCAACATCAGCGGGCGGCTAATAAATTAGAAGAAGCAGCCGAACTTGCCGACGATGAAGGATTTAAAAAATATCTGAATTTGCGGGCTGAGGCTTTACGCACAGACGAATACCAAGAAAGTGATAGGGCGTGGCTGGATATGAAAAATAATACGATCGAAGTTGTTATAGGACCTATTGAAACGTATGAAGATCAGTTATTTGGATACAAAGCTGCTCACGAAACGTTTGTACTAATTAAAGACAAGGAGTGGAGCAGCCGTTTATCGAAATATGCAGAAGTGCTTCCCGAACTTCAGGAAGGCCTACCGGTTGCCGAAGAGTACAAGCAGGAAAAACCTGGACGTGATTCTGATCTTAATGCTTATGATGCTGTTTATTATGCAGGGGATGCAAATGCGGGATCAAAAACTATCGCCATAAATCTACCCAATGATGAGGAAGTACAGCTTGAAAAGGGGACCCGTCGCCTGCAGCTAAAAAATGCTATGCGCGCTAAATACGATAAAATTTTGTTACCCATTTCTGATGTGTTAATTGCTGAAGATCAGCGGCAGTACCTAACGTTTGATGCCTTCTTTGGCAATACGATGTTCCACGAGGTGGCCCACGGTTTGGGAATCAAAAATACTATCGATGGGGAAAGTACAGTGCGAGAAGCACTTAAGGAACATGCATCAGCGCTTGAAGAGGGTAAGGCCGATGTGTTAGGGCTGTATATGGTTTCGGAGCTTCGCAACGATAATATGATTGATGAAGGAGTTATTGATAACAATTATGTTACGTTTATGGCCAGTATCTTTCGATCAATCCGCTTTGGTTCGTCCAGCGCGCACGGCAAAGCAAATCTGATTCGGTTTAATTATTTTAAAGAACAGGGGGCTTTTACCTACGATGACGATACGCAAACCTATCGCGTGAATTTTGATAAAATGGCCGAAGCAACTAATTCACTTTCTGAAAAAATTCTCACCCTGCAAGGTAATGGGGATTATGAAGGCGTAGTAAAATTTATTGAAGAATACGGACAAATTGGTGATCAGCTTCAGGAATCGCTGGATCGCCTTTCAGAGCAATCAATCCCGGTAGATGTAACATTTGAACAGGGTGTTGATGTGCTCGGGTTGGAATAG
- a CDS encoding ankyrin repeat domain-containing protein has protein sequence MEENAFLEASETGDLEAVKKHLKDGANVNTSDEHNRTALMKAAKHGHLDVVQYLLEHGADVNIRDNRGTSALYWASSNGYDNIVQLLIQHHSDVVVVDDRGWSAKDQASSHHYDSIVQMLEEAGA, from the coding sequence ATGGAAGAAAACGCCTTTCTTGAAGCATCAGAAACGGGAGATTTAGAAGCGGTAAAAAAGCATTTGAAGGATGGCGCTAACGTTAATACCAGCGATGAGCATAACCGCACGGCATTAATGAAAGCAGCGAAACATGGTCATTTGGATGTAGTACAATATCTGCTCGAACATGGAGCCGATGTCAATATTCGTGATAATCGTGGAACCAGTGCCTTGTATTGGGCCTCAAGTAATGGGTACGATAATATTGTCCAACTGCTTATTCAGCATCATAGTGATGTTGTGGTTGTAGATGATCGCGGTTGGTCAGCTAAAGATCAGGCCAGTTCTCATCATTATGACAGTATTGTTCAAATGTTGGAAGAAGCCGGCGCTTAG
- a CDS encoding SAM-dependent methyltransferase — MSSSDLKKGTLYLIPNTLGKTPENNTIPEYVLNIIRKLDVLIVENVQTAARYLQWVGDTVPEYEIEFLLLNKKTPVHEITSFLNPLKKGKDAGILSEAGCPVVADPGSELIKMAHDQSITVEPLVGPSSILLALMGSGFNGQQFTFHGYLPIDQNKRQGAIQKLEQQSKESGGTQIFMEAPHRNDEVVEDVVRYCNPNTRFCTATNLTLPGERIVSKKISAWRKSTGDSIHKEPTIFLLYAS, encoded by the coding sequence ATGAGTTCATCCGATTTAAAGAAAGGCACTCTTTACCTCATCCCCAATACGCTTGGCAAAACACCAGAAAATAATACTATTCCCGAGTATGTGTTGAATATCATCCGAAAACTTGATGTGCTCATTGTTGAAAATGTGCAAACAGCAGCACGATATCTACAGTGGGTTGGGGATACTGTACCTGAGTATGAAATTGAATTTCTTCTGCTCAATAAAAAAACGCCCGTTCATGAGATAACTTCGTTCTTAAATCCTCTTAAAAAGGGAAAAGATGCGGGAATACTATCAGAGGCGGGATGTCCAGTAGTAGCTGACCCCGGATCAGAGTTGATAAAAATGGCGCATGATCAATCTATCACGGTAGAACCATTAGTCGGGCCCTCTTCAATCTTGCTTGCCTTAATGGGGTCGGGCTTTAATGGACAGCAGTTTACCTTTCACGGCTACCTGCCGATTGATCAAAACAAACGACAAGGGGCTATTCAAAAATTAGAACAGCAATCCAAAGAAAGTGGCGGAACGCAAATTTTTATGGAAGCCCCCCATCGCAATGATGAGGTAGTCGAGGATGTTGTTCGGTATTGCAATCCGAATACTCGTTTTTGTACGGCTACTAATTTAACTCTGCCTGGTGAGCGTATTGTATCAAAAAAGATATCAGCGTGGAGGAAAAGTACAGGTGATTCAATCCATAAAGAGCCAACGATATTTTTGTTATATGCTTCTTGA
- a CDS encoding serine hydrolase, translating into MRILKFIGVFLGTLLAVFLLVFGFNLDALKTLYDNSGDLQEGQEWVSKATSLKGLTQYIGSNPQHTAIVSQSVTNPDTTINYGGKKLHTMGTLSNFFLITTYAQLLEEEQLDPNQTIAWDSVDRYQLPFIDASHHDNAKQALQSHTINGQVPLDKLVETAIIYNDLAISDYLYFALGSDAIAKTMQKLELSSTDFPLPFSGLYITLHPSLHDKEFEAHFEDLTNLSKNEFRAKVLDNAQQYIFNEDFHERVRKAFNDHNGLGIGFTERRNLLQLFPKSSAQELSRLMLQLEQDKLISPGVSRHVKDLMDWPYAEQGLNNDFKYYGAIYDNRLGLLNGIDYGASVYSEEPFGQAVFFDSLQVAFWFHMSSNFMHQDYQQRLMWDPALRDATLQEINK; encoded by the coding sequence ATGCGCATCCTCAAATTTATTGGCGTTTTTCTCGGCACATTGCTGGCTGTCTTTTTACTTGTTTTCGGATTTAATCTGGACGCCCTCAAAACGCTTTATGATAACAGCGGAGACTTACAGGAAGGTCAAGAATGGGTATCTAAAGCAACTTCGCTCAAAGGACTTACCCAATATATTGGTTCCAATCCACAGCACACAGCTATTGTATCACAGTCGGTCACCAATCCCGATACGACCATTAATTATGGTGGAAAGAAATTGCACACCATGGGTACGCTTTCTAATTTTTTTCTGATTACCACCTATGCCCAACTTCTCGAGGAAGAACAATTAGATCCTAATCAAACCATCGCCTGGGATTCGGTTGACCGCTACCAGCTCCCCTTTATAGATGCGTCGCACCACGATAATGCTAAACAGGCGCTACAATCCCATACCATAAACGGACAAGTGCCATTAGACAAACTTGTTGAAACGGCTATCATTTATAATGATTTGGCAATTTCGGATTATCTGTATTTTGCATTAGGAAGTGATGCTATAGCGAAAACTATGCAAAAATTAGAACTATCATCTACCGATTTTCCGCTCCCCTTTTCAGGATTGTATATTACGCTGCATCCCTCATTGCATGACAAAGAGTTTGAGGCACACTTTGAAGATTTAACCAATCTATCAAAAAACGAATTTCGAGCGAAAGTATTAGATAACGCACAGCAATATATTTTTAATGAAGATTTTCACGAACGGGTTCGTAAGGCGTTTAATGATCATAATGGATTAGGAATAGGTTTTACTGAACGACGTAATTTGCTACAACTATTTCCAAAATCGAGTGCTCAAGAATTATCTCGGCTAATGCTTCAACTTGAGCAAGATAAGTTGATCTCCCCAGGAGTTTCTCGGCATGTTAAAGACCTAATGGATTGGCCCTATGCCGAACAGGGATTAAATAATGATTTTAAATACTATGGGGCCATTTATGATAATCGGCTCGGCCTTCTTAACGGAATCGACTATGGTGCTTCTGTATATTCAGAAGAACCGTTTGGACAGGCCGTATTTTTTGATTCCCTGCAAGTAGCCTTTTGGTTTCACATGAGCAGCAATTTTATGCATCAAGATTACCAACAACGGTTAATGTGGGATCCTGCGCTACGTGATGCTACACTACAAGAAATCAACAAATAG
- a CDS encoding DUF819 domain-containing protein gives MFTLFATPVFTNDAVVLGILLLILAAIFITSNSDNPKWQKFYTFVPSLLLCYFIPSIFNSLGLISGEESNLYFVASRYLLPASLVLLTLSIDFKGIINLGPKAVIMFLAGTVGIMIGGPLALITVSYFAPEMTAGAGPEALWRGLSTVAGSWIGGGANQTAMFEVFDPSADLFSAMVTVDIIVANIWLAFLLYGAGISEKIDAWFKADASPITELRKKIEDYKASVAKIPTLADITTIVAVGFVITAIGHLGADGIAPWIGENFPQLSDLSLDSEFFWIIVIATTGGLALSFTKARELEGAGASKIGSLFLYILVATIGMKMNVLAIFENPGFFLIGLLWIIIHVVILFITAKIINAPFFFVAVGSQANVGGAASAPIVASAFHPALAPVGVLLAVLGYAVGTYAAYACAIMMQFVS, from the coding sequence ATGTTCACCTTATTTGCGACCCCCGTTTTTACTAATGATGCTGTTGTATTAGGAATTCTTTTGTTAATACTTGCTGCAATTTTCATTACCTCAAACAGCGACAACCCGAAGTGGCAAAAATTTTATACGTTCGTTCCCTCGCTGCTGCTCTGCTATTTTATTCCGTCTATTTTTAATTCCTTGGGGTTGATATCGGGTGAAGAATCGAACCTTTATTTTGTAGCTTCTCGGTACCTTTTACCCGCAAGTTTGGTCTTATTGACGCTCAGCATCGACTTTAAAGGAATCATTAATCTGGGTCCAAAAGCCGTTATCATGTTTTTAGCTGGAACGGTTGGTATTATGATTGGCGGCCCATTGGCTCTTATCACGGTTAGTTATTTTGCCCCAGAGATGACTGCCGGCGCAGGTCCCGAAGCGCTCTGGCGTGGGCTTTCTACCGTAGCTGGCAGCTGGATTGGTGGCGGTGCAAATCAAACAGCTATGTTCGAAGTATTTGATCCCAGTGCTGATTTATTTTCTGCTATGGTGACAGTCGATATTATTGTCGCAAATATCTGGTTAGCGTTCTTACTTTATGGTGCGGGAATTTCGGAGAAAATTGATGCATGGTTTAAGGCCGATGCTTCTCCTATTACCGAACTCCGCAAAAAAATTGAAGACTATAAGGCAAGTGTTGCTAAAATTCCCACCCTCGCAGATATCACCACGATCGTCGCCGTTGGTTTTGTAATTACCGCCATTGGACATTTGGGTGCCGATGGTATTGCTCCATGGATTGGCGAAAATTTTCCACAGCTCAGTGATTTAAGCTTGGATTCTGAATTCTTCTGGATTATCGTTATTGCTACTACCGGTGGACTTGCCCTTTCATTCACAAAAGCTCGTGAGCTTGAAGGAGCAGGTGCATCCAAGATTGGGAGTTTATTCCTATATATCCTGGTCGCCACTATTGGGATGAAAATGAATGTACTCGCTATTTTTGAAAATCCGGGATTCTTTCTAATTGGCTTGCTCTGGATTATTATCCACGTAGTGATTCTCTTTATTACTGCTAAAATTATCAATGCGCCATTCTTTTTTGTTGCGGTTGGAAGTCAGGCAAACGTGGGTGGTGCCGCTTCAGCACCTATTGTAGCTTCGGCGTTTCATCCAGCCCTGGCCCCTGTTGGTGTACTACTTGCGGTATTGGGATATGCCGTTGGAACCTATGCGGCCTATGCCTGTGCTATTATGATGCAGTTTGTGAGCTGA
- a CDS encoding dihydrodipicolinate reductase C-terminal domain-containing protein translates to MKFAVIGTGKTGGKVVEVLDEDQIVGPFDSTNKPTIEKLKQADAAILFVPGAAADELIEPLMEAGIPAAWGTTGYEWPSDLDERLKARKLAWLQASNFSLGMNIVRRCLNIIGQSSSVLDHPKFNIHEIHHIHKQDAPSGTAISWEQWLGQDAKITSERKGDIKGIHQLEVKTETESIHLKHQAHDRKIFAQGAVWAAEQLVLNDIEPGFHDLSTIFDNVMQQQL, encoded by the coding sequence ATGAAATTTGCTGTTATAGGCACTGGAAAAACTGGTGGAAAAGTTGTAGAAGTGTTAGATGAGGATCAAATCGTAGGTCCGTTCGATTCGACAAATAAACCCACGATTGAAAAGCTTAAACAAGCTGACGCCGCAATTTTGTTTGTCCCTGGTGCAGCGGCCGATGAGTTGATCGAGCCGTTAATGGAGGCCGGTATTCCGGCTGCTTGGGGAACCACAGGTTATGAGTGGCCGTCGGATCTGGATGAGCGTCTTAAAGCAAGAAAGCTGGCATGGCTACAAGCTTCCAATTTTAGTTTGGGGATGAATATTGTGCGCCGCTGTTTGAATATTATTGGACAAAGTTCCTCGGTGCTTGATCATCCAAAATTTAATATTCACGAGATTCACCATATACATAAGCAAGATGCACCCAGCGGAACAGCTATCTCGTGGGAACAGTGGCTGGGGCAGGATGCTAAAATTACTTCGGAACGAAAAGGTGATATTAAAGGGATTCATCAACTGGAAGTAAAAACGGAAACGGAATCTATCCACCTGAAACACCAGGCACATGACCGAAAGATTTTTGCCCAAGGTGCTGTATGGGCCGCCGAACAACTTGTTTTAAACGATATTGAACCAGGTTTTCACGATCTTTCAACAATTTTTGATAACGTAATGCAACAACAATTATGA
- the dapA gene encoding 4-hydroxy-tetrahydrodipicolinate synthase: MSITDTKLYTALVTPMKENGDLHLDDLASLIHKQDDAGNGVLVLGSTGEGLALPLEDKKEVVKTASSLNVDAPIMVGVGGFNLRNQIEWIEYCHQFDVDSFLLVTPLYAKPGPKGQVEWFKALLDAADKECMLYNVPSRTGSKMSPLVLKDLADHPNFKAVKEASGSIDDYQNYRKTAKDIAFYSGDDGLLPFFAMAGCDGLVSVASNVWPKPTHKYVDWCLDGRGPDLLPLWQECTDALFRGPNPVPAKVLLHEKGWIENSTLHPPLTEKDLEDISILKNADNMIQRWHKENS; the protein is encoded by the coding sequence ATGAGTATTACAGACACAAAACTTTATACCGCATTAGTCACCCCGATGAAAGAAAATGGGGATCTCCATTTGGATGATTTGGCCTCGCTAATCCATAAGCAGGATGATGCTGGCAATGGGGTTCTTGTTTTGGGGAGTACTGGCGAAGGATTGGCGCTACCTTTAGAGGATAAAAAGGAAGTTGTTAAAACAGCTTCGAGCCTGAATGTTGATGCTCCCATTATGGTAGGGGTTGGGGGATTTAACCTCCGGAATCAGATCGAATGGATTGAGTATTGCCACCAGTTTGATGTAGATTCATTTTTACTGGTGACGCCCCTATATGCCAAACCCGGCCCTAAGGGACAGGTGGAGTGGTTTAAAGCATTGTTGGATGCGGCCGATAAAGAATGTATGCTTTATAATGTTCCTTCACGAACGGGTAGTAAGATGAGTCCGTTGGTGCTTAAAGATCTGGCTGACCACCCGAATTTTAAGGCTGTTAAAGAAGCCAGTGGAAGTATTGATGATTATCAGAACTATCGTAAAACGGCTAAAGATATTGCGTTTTATAGCGGTGATGATGGATTACTTCCATTTTTTGCGATGGCGGGTTGTGATGGACTTGTTTCGGTGGCATCAAACGTGTGGCCAAAGCCGACCCATAAGTATGTGGATTGGTGTTTAGACGGTCGTGGGCCGGACTTACTACCATTATGGCAAGAATGTACGGATGCACTGTTTCGTGGACCGAATCCGGTTCCGGCAAAAGTGCTGTTGCATGAAAAAGGGTGGATCGAAAATTCAACCTTGCATCCCCCGCTGACTGAAAAAGATTTGGAGGATATCAGCATTCTAAAAAATGCGGATAATATGATCCAACGCTGGCACAAAGAAAATAGTTGA
- a CDS encoding 2,3,4,5-tetrahydropyridine-2,6-dicarboxylate N-succinyltransferase — protein MSDNNWEEILDKLEAGEVRAAEPKGDRWEANKEVKEAILASFSAGENTEYSGIYDGFVDKHNLPPRRFSADENVRLVPGGSSVRRGAYVAENVIIMPPAYVNVGGYVDEGSMIDSHALVGSCAQVGKNVHLSAGVQLGGVLEPVGLSPVVIEDDCFIGAGSVIVEGILVKKGAVIAPGVTLSKSIPVYDCVNEKVLGKGADIPERAVVVPGTRPMSGDWAQEQGLNVACPLIVKYRDADSDASLELEDALR, from the coding sequence ATGAGTGACAATAATTGGGAAGAAATTTTAGATAAACTGGAAGCTGGCGAAGTACGTGCTGCTGAACCCAAGGGTGACCGGTGGGAAGCAAATAAAGAAGTTAAGGAAGCTATTTTAGCTTCATTTTCAGCGGGAGAAAATACGGAATATTCCGGTATTTATGACGGTTTTGTGGACAAGCACAACTTGCCTCCACGTCGGTTTTCAGCTGATGAAAACGTGCGCTTAGTTCCGGGTGGGTCATCAGTTCGCCGAGGAGCATATGTGGCAGAAAATGTGATTATCATGCCTCCTGCTTATGTAAATGTAGGTGGATATGTAGATGAAGGTTCAATGATCGATAGCCACGCTTTAGTAGGATCATGTGCCCAGGTTGGCAAAAATGTACATTTGTCTGCCGGTGTGCAGCTTGGTGGTGTGCTCGAGCCCGTTGGGTTGTCACCTGTGGTGATTGAAGACGATTGTTTTATTGGGGCAGGGTCCGTCATTGTGGAAGGTATTCTCGTGAAAAAAGGAGCCGTTATTGCGCCGGGCGTTACGCTTTCTAAGTCTATTCCTGTTTATGATTGCGTAAACGAAAAAGTGCTTGGCAAAGGTGCTGATATTCCTGAGCGTGCAGTGGTTGTGCCGGGAACGCGACCTATGAGCGGTGACTGGGCACAAGAACAGGGACTAAATGTTGCATGTCCGCTGATCGTAAAATACCGCGATGCTGACAGCGATGCTTCTCTTGAACTTGAGGATGCACTTCGTTAA